DNA sequence from the Roseibium sp. HPY-6 genome:
CATCGCAGACCGCGACAGGTTCTCGCGAATGATCTGATGGGTTTCAGGTGTGGTGCGCGTAATGTGACAAGGAACCTGGGGCGTTTCAATTTTCTCGGTCAATGTCGAAAACGGCACGGGATCGTCATCACCAGGTTGCTCGTCGAGGCGATCCCAATGAATTGTTCGTCCATCCAGCCGCGCCGGCGTGCCGGTCTTGAGGCGGCCAAGCTCGAACCCGATTTCTTCAAGCGACTGAGACAGTCCCATAGCCGGCGCTTCACCGGAACGCCCGGCCGGGATTTTCTTGTCACCAATGTGGATCAATCCACGCAGGAACGTGCCGCTTGTTAGCACAACAGATCCGCACGCAACAATACGCCCGTCAGCGAGTTTAATACCCGATACAGACCGATGAGACATGTCAGTTGGAAAAAGCAGTTTGTGTGCCTCGCCTTCAACAACCGTCAGACCGTCAATTGCCGAGATCTCGCGCTGCATGGCCTCGCGGTATAGTTTCCGGTCAGCTTGTGCTCTGGGACCACGGACGGCTGGACCTTTACGCCGGTTGAGCATCCGGAACTGAATACCTCCCCTATCCGCGACACGACCCATCAATCCATCGAGGGCGTCGATCTCCCGGACCAGGTGACCTTTGCCCAAACCACCTATGGCCGGGTTGCAAGACATCACGCCAACTGTTTCGAACGTGTGCGTGACGAGCGCAGTCGATGCACCAGCGCGGGCGGCTGCGGCCGCGGCTTCGCACCCGGCATGTCCACCGCCAATAACAACAACATCGAATTCCAAGTCCGAAGGCTTCATTTGGTCTCACCGCTCACAAGCGCCTCTCTGAAGCACCTGGCAACATTCTGATTTCGTAGAGGTCGGTTACCCGGCAATCGCCAGATCATCACAGAGCCGATCAAGTCGGCTTTTCTGATCGATCTTATACGGTGGGTTTGATTTTACGTCAAAGTGGAATTCAAGCCGAATTTTCTCGTCTTCCCAATCAACGACGCACGACGCCAGTTCCGCTGGCACATGATTCACGTGAAACATGTTCCGGTTCAGAACCAATCCTTGGTTTGCTTCAATGATTCACGTGAAACATCACTTGCCGATACAGAAATCGCGGAAGATGACATCGAGCAGATCTTCTACATCAATCCGGCCGGTTATGCGTCCAAGACTGTCCGATGCGCGGCGCAGATCCTCAGCCCGCAACTCAGCCGGAAGATGCGTCGCCTGCACAGCAGCACCCAGAGCCGAGAGGCAGTCAGAAAGGTAATGACGGTGTCGTTCACGCGTCGCCAGTGGCGCTTCGCTCAAGGAAATCGTTTCCTCTGCAAAATGTGTCAACGCGTTGAACAAGGCCGTCATACCGTCATCTGCCTTGTCAGAACAGTCGATTTCCTTGATTGTTCCGGAAGAGTCTTGTTTCGGAAGAGTCACAAGATCACTCTTGGTGCGAACGATCCAGACCGGCACTGTACCAACAAGATCGGCTGGTAAGCCAGACGCGGGATCATCAAGTTCTGCACCATTGGGTTCTACCGCCCAGAGGATCAAATCCGCTTCTCGTCCCCGAACCTGAGCTCGGCGGATCCCTTCCTGTTCTACCTTGCCTTCAGCTTCTCGAAGGCCCGCGGTATCAATCAGCGTGACGGGGTATCCCTCAAGGTCGAGATGAACTTCAATCGTGTCTCTTGTCGTGCCTGCCTCTTCTGTAACAATAGCCACATCCCGGCCCGCGATAGCGTTGAGCAGACTCGATTTGCCGGCATTCGGAGCTCCCATCAGCACCACCTGCAATCCCGACCGTAGACGCTCTCCTCTTTTGGACATTGCGAGATGTCCGTAAATCTCGGCCCGAAGCGTCTCAGCCTCCTGCCAGACTTCGTCGGCAACGCTTCCCGGAACATCTTCTTCATCCGCAAAATCGAAATCAGCTTCAATCATGGCCCGCATATGAATGAGCCGCTTGCGCCAGTCCTCATAAAGACTTCCAAGCGCGCCGCCCATCTGCCGCACAGCCTGCTTCCGTTGGCTCTCCGTTTCCGCGGCAATGAGATCTGCAAGACCTTCAACTTCGGTCAAGTCCATCCGGCCGTTGTAAAAGGCACGACGCGTGAACTCACCTGGTTCCGCTGGCCTGCAGGCTTCGAAGCTGCCAAGAATCTCAAGCAACCTGGCAACCACAGCCCGCCCGCCATGGCAGTGAAATTCTGCAATGTCTTCACCCGTGAAACTCTTTGGTGCTTCAAAAAACAGAACCAGTGCGTCATCGACGACGTCAGACGTTTCAGGGTTTTTCAATCTGCTCAGGCTTGCCCGTCTTGCTGCCGGAACTTGCCCGCAAAGTGCTTTGACAACCGTTTTGGTTCTTGCGCCCGAAACGCGAATAACAGCGACACCCGACGGCACCGCGCCGCTCGAAAGTGCAAAAATTGTTTCTGACATTGATCTGGTTCCGGGGAGAATTTTCGGGTGTCGTGCTGACCACACTTCACATATGCCTCAATAACAAACGACATCGGAAACGCAAAGCCGCATTCCCTTGATATCACCCAGGTAACCCTCCCTATCTTAATTGCCGAACTGGACGCACTACCCAATGTTCCGCCAACGATTCGATCTCAAACCTACGGCACTCGATTCACGTGAAACATCTGCTAAATGTTTCACGTGAATCAATGTCAGCCGGAAATCGTCAAAGCATGCGAATGAGGAAGAGGCAACCCTGAGAATTCAGAACAAAGGGCCAGACCAAGCTGGACTGCTCAGTTATTGGCATCCTTGTATCTGGCTTAACACCCTAAAGAGACTGAATCGTCGCTATTGGTTCGGATACGAATCATTTTCAGAACCAGAGTTTCGATGGCGGCACGTCGTCCTGCAAACTGGCCTTGTTTCACGTGAATCGTTTGTTGCTTTAAAATGAACGCGCGCGCCAGTCGGACGCTGCAAACCGATAGAGCACATGAGGCGCAATTGGATGATCGGCTGGAAGTGATGGATGGAGAAAGTCCCCACCCGGGTCCCGCTTCATGCCAATCCGCTCCATCACCTTTCGCGAAGGCA
Encoded proteins:
- the mnmE gene encoding tRNA uridine-5-carboxymethylaminomethyl(34) synthesis GTPase MnmE; its protein translation is MSETIFALSSGAVPSGVAVIRVSGARTKTVVKALCGQVPAARRASLSRLKNPETSDVVDDALVLFFEAPKSFTGEDIAEFHCHGGRAVVARLLEILGSFEACRPAEPGEFTRRAFYNGRMDLTEVEGLADLIAAETESQRKQAVRQMGGALGSLYEDWRKRLIHMRAMIEADFDFADEEDVPGSVADEVWQEAETLRAEIYGHLAMSKRGERLRSGLQVVLMGAPNAGKSSLLNAIAGRDVAIVTEEAGTTRDTIEVHLDLEGYPVTLIDTAGLREAEGKVEQEGIRRAQVRGREADLILWAVEPNGAELDDPASGLPADLVGTVPVWIVRTKSDLVTLPKQDSSGTIKEIDCSDKADDGMTALFNALTHFAEETISLSEAPLATRERHRHYLSDCLSALGAAVQATHLPAELRAEDLRRASDSLGRITGRIDVEDLLDVIFRDFCIGK